From Streptomyces sp. NBC_01460, a single genomic window includes:
- a CDS encoding DUF5955 family protein: MGQERLTGSDEDPRVTELRTAVSRLRRELAGLRVEFPDRGIAEDELAALDAMAVSGRPEIPRLRRSLLLVAGAIGSVSALASGLRDVRVAVDLFGEPPHHS; encoded by the coding sequence GTGGGGCAGGAGAGGTTGACCGGCAGCGACGAGGATCCGAGAGTGACGGAGCTCCGTACGGCCGTCTCCCGGCTCCGCCGTGAACTGGCCGGACTCCGCGTCGAGTTCCCGGACCGGGGCATCGCCGAGGACGAGCTGGCGGCCCTGGACGCCATGGCGGTCAGCGGGCGGCCGGAGATACCCCGGCTGCGCCGCTCGCTGCTGCTGGTCGCGGGGGCGATCGGTTCGGTCAGCGCGCTGGCGTCGGGGCTACGGGACGTGCGGGTGGCCGTCGACCTCTTCGGGGAGCCCCCGCACCACTCGTGA
- the allB gene encoding allantoinase AllB → MSGVDVKLVLRSTRVVTPEGTRAASVLVAGGEIEAVLPYESEVPAGACVEDFGDDVLLPGLVDTHVHVNDPGRAEWEGFWTATRAAAAGGITTLLDMPLNSLPPTTTVGNLRVKQEVAAPKAHVDTGFWGGALPSNVKDLRPLFEAGVFGFKCFLSPSGVEEFPELDQEQLARSMAEIAGFGGLLIVHAEDPHHLAAAPQRSGERYADFLASRPRDAENTAIGNLIAHARRLSARVHVLHLSSSDALPLIAAAKAEGVRVSVESCPHFLTLTAEEVPDGATEFKCCPPIREAANQDALWAGLADGTIDCIVSDHSPCTTDLKTPDFASAWGGISSLQLGLPAVWTEARRRGHGLEDVVRWMSAGPAALAGLSRKGAIEVGRDADFAVLAPEETFTVDPAGLFHRNQVTAYAGKTLHGVVRSTWLRGTRIAADGVLTEPTGRLLERNH, encoded by the coding sequence GTGTCCGGTGTGGACGTGAAGCTGGTACTCCGCTCGACGCGCGTCGTCACCCCCGAGGGAACCCGCGCGGCTTCCGTCCTCGTGGCCGGCGGGGAGATCGAGGCGGTCCTGCCGTACGAGTCCGAGGTGCCGGCCGGTGCCTGTGTGGAGGATTTCGGTGATGATGTCCTGTTGCCGGGTCTGGTCGATACGCATGTTCATGTGAATGATCCGGGGCGTGCGGAGTGGGAGGGTTTCTGGACGGCGACCCGTGCGGCGGCGGCCGGTGGTATCACGACGCTGCTGGACATGCCGTTGAACTCGTTGCCGCCGACGACGACGGTGGGGAACCTGCGGGTGAAGCAGGAGGTTGCCGCCCCCAAGGCGCATGTCGACACGGGTTTCTGGGGTGGTGCGCTGCCGTCGAACGTGAAGGATCTGCGGCCTCTGTTCGAGGCGGGGGTGTTCGGTTTCAAGTGTTTCCTGTCGCCGTCCGGGGTGGAGGAGTTCCCTGAGCTGGATCAGGAGCAGTTGGCGCGGTCGATGGCGGAGATCGCGGGTTTCGGGGGGCTGCTGATCGTGCATGCGGAGGATCCGCATCATCTGGCGGCGGCTCCGCAGCGGAGCGGGGAGAGGTACGCCGATTTCCTGGCCTCGCGTCCGCGGGACGCGGAGAACACGGCGATCGGGAATCTGATCGCTCATGCCAGGCGGTTGAGCGCGCGTGTTCATGTGCTGCATCTGTCGTCGTCGGACGCGTTGCCGTTGATCGCGGCGGCGAAGGCGGAGGGGGTGCGGGTGTCGGTGGAGTCGTGTCCGCATTTCCTGACGCTGACGGCGGAGGAGGTTCCGGACGGGGCGACGGAGTTCAAGTGCTGTCCGCCGATCCGGGAGGCGGCGAACCAGGACGCGTTGTGGGCGGGGCTGGCGGACGGGACGATCGACTGCATCGTGTCGGACCACTCGCCGTGCACCACGGATCTGAAGACTCCGGACTTCGCGTCGGCGTGGGGTGGGATCTCCTCGCTGCAGCTGGGTCTGCCGGCGGTCTGGACCGAGGCGCGTCGGCGTGGGCACGGTCTGGAGGACGTGGTGCGGTGGATGTCGGCGGGGCCGGCGGCGCTGGCCGGGCTGAGTCGTAAGGGTGCGATCGAGGTGGGGCGGGACGCCGACTTCGCGGTCCTGGCTCCCGAGGAGACGTTCACCGTCGATCCGGCGGGGTTGTTCCACCGCAACCAGGTCACCGCCTACGCGGGCAAGACCCTCCACGGCGTCGTCAGGTCCACCTGGCTGCGCGGCACGCGGATCGCGGCCGACGGCGTCCTCACCGAACCCACCGGCCGCCTCCTCGAAAGGAACCACTGA
- the alc gene encoding allantoicase produces the protein MTATPHFTGDASPYGGGDPYADHRTADFPFTQLVDLADRRLGAGVVAANDEFFAERENLLKPEPAEFDPERFGHKGKIMDGWETRRRRGAGADEPHPTDEDHDWALVRLGAPGVVRGLIVDTAHFRGNYPQSVSVEATSLPGSPSPEDLLAPDVKWTTLVPRTAVGGHAANGFVVDAGQRFTHLRVNQHPDGGIARLRVHGEVAPDPAWLAALGTFDVVALENGGEVEDASDRFYSPATNTIAPGRSRKMDDGWETRRRRDKGNDWIRYRLVEQSEIRAVEIDTAYLKGNAAGWAEISVSDGEDGRPAVLLPRTRLQPDTNHRFVLPEPVRGTHVRIDIFPDGGISRLRLFGSLTEEGAARLTARHEALGG, from the coding sequence ATGACGGCGACACCGCACTTCACCGGCGACGCGAGCCCGTACGGAGGCGGCGACCCGTACGCCGACCACCGCACCGCCGACTTCCCCTTCACCCAGCTCGTGGACCTCGCCGACCGGCGGCTCGGCGCGGGGGTCGTCGCCGCCAACGACGAGTTCTTCGCCGAGCGCGAGAACCTGCTGAAGCCGGAGCCCGCGGAGTTCGACCCCGAACGCTTCGGTCACAAGGGCAAGATCATGGACGGCTGGGAGACCCGCCGCCGGCGCGGTGCGGGCGCCGACGAGCCGCACCCCACCGACGAGGACCACGACTGGGCCCTCGTACGCCTCGGTGCCCCCGGCGTGGTGCGCGGTCTCATCGTCGACACGGCGCACTTCCGCGGCAACTACCCGCAGTCGGTCTCCGTCGAGGCGACCTCGCTGCCCGGCTCCCCGTCACCCGAGGACCTCCTCGCACCCGACGTGAAGTGGACGACCCTCGTGCCCCGTACGGCCGTCGGCGGCCACGCCGCGAACGGCTTCGTGGTCGACGCGGGGCAGCGCTTCACCCACCTGCGGGTCAACCAGCACCCCGACGGCGGCATAGCCCGGCTGCGCGTCCACGGCGAGGTGGCCCCCGACCCGGCGTGGCTGGCCGCCCTCGGTACGTTCGACGTGGTCGCCCTGGAGAACGGCGGCGAGGTCGAGGACGCCTCCGACCGCTTCTACTCCCCGGCCACCAACACCATCGCGCCGGGCCGCTCCCGCAAGATGGACGACGGCTGGGAGACGCGCCGCCGACGCGACAAGGGCAACGACTGGATCCGCTACCGGCTGGTCGAGCAGTCCGAGATCAGGGCGGTCGAGATCGACACCGCCTACCTCAAGGGCAACGCGGCCGGATGGGCGGAGATCTCGGTGAGTGACGGTGAGGACGGCCGGCCGGCCGTGCTTCTGCCCCGCACCCGCCTGCAGCCCGACACGAACCACCGGTTCGTCCTGCCGGAGCCGGTGCGCGGCACCCATGTCCGGATCGACATCTTCCCGGACGGCGGCATCTCCCGGCTGCGCCTCTTCGGCTCGCTCACCGAGGAGGGGGCGGCGCGGCTGACCGCCCGTCACGAGGCGCTCGGCGGATAA
- a CDS encoding sensor histidine kinase: MDPRAPTPVTTALRLCLHALLVGLLMLAALRATGDGTPHATAVVGVAGVMAALYLAGVLAPAVQQHTRAASLWLIALGAVWLALLALSPEALWVAFPLYFLQLHLLPLRWGLPAVAVTAAATISGFLLHEQEVTPGAFIGPLLGAAVAVATVRGYEVLFSESERRRELIDELVSTRAELADAERAAGTLAERERLAREIHDTLAQGLSSIQLLLRAAERSLPEDAPATPHVRRAREAAQDNLAEARRFVRALTPPDLQQGSLAAALARLSARSSAPDLTVRFAVSGRPVGLPTPYEVALLRTAQSSLANAVQHSGARRTEITLSFMETSVSLDVVDDGHGFDTAAAPASTSGGGFGLLAMRARARSLGGTLSVESGPGQGTAVAVTLPLPAADGHGPASGGAPEGRAA, from the coding sequence ATGGATCCGCGTGCCCCCACCCCCGTCACCACCGCACTGCGGCTCTGTCTGCACGCGCTGCTGGTGGGACTGCTGATGCTCGCCGCGCTGCGCGCGACCGGCGACGGCACACCGCACGCCACGGCCGTCGTCGGGGTTGCGGGCGTGATGGCCGCCCTGTACCTGGCGGGCGTGCTCGCCCCCGCCGTTCAACAGCACACCCGCGCCGCATCGCTCTGGCTCATCGCGCTGGGGGCGGTGTGGCTGGCGCTGCTCGCCCTGTCTCCCGAAGCGCTGTGGGTGGCGTTCCCCCTCTACTTCCTGCAACTGCACCTGCTGCCGCTGCGGTGGGGGCTGCCCGCCGTCGCGGTCACCGCCGCGGCCACGATCAGCGGTTTCTTGCTGCACGAGCAGGAGGTCACTCCGGGCGCCTTCATCGGTCCGCTGCTCGGCGCGGCGGTGGCCGTCGCGACCGTACGGGGGTACGAGGTGCTGTTCAGCGAGAGCGAGCGGCGCCGCGAGCTCATCGACGAGCTCGTCTCCACCCGGGCGGAGCTCGCCGACGCGGAGCGCGCCGCGGGCACCCTGGCCGAGCGGGAGCGGCTCGCCCGGGAGATCCACGACACCCTGGCCCAGGGGCTTTCGAGCATCCAGCTCCTGCTGCGGGCCGCCGAGCGTTCGCTCCCCGAGGACGCACCCGCGACCCCGCACGTCCGGCGCGCCCGCGAGGCCGCCCAGGACAACCTGGCCGAGGCCCGCCGCTTCGTCCGGGCCCTGACCCCGCCGGACCTGCAGCAGGGCTCCCTGGCGGCGGCCCTGGCCCGTCTCTCGGCCCGCAGCTCGGCGCCGGACCTCACGGTGCGGTTCGCCGTCAGTGGCAGGCCGGTCGGGCTGCCCACCCCGTACGAGGTGGCGCTGCTGCGCACCGCGCAGTCGTCGCTGGCCAACGCGGTCCAGCACTCCGGGGCACGCCGGACCGAGATCACCCTCAGCTTCATGGAGACGTCGGTCTCCCTGGACGTCGTGGACGACGGCCACGGCTTCGACACGGCCGCCGCACCCGCGAGCACCTCCGGCGGCGGCTTCGGGCTGCTCGCGATGCGTGCGAGGGCCCGGTCGCTGGGCGGGACGCTGAGTGTGGAGTCGGGGCCCGGCCAGGGCACGGCCGTCGCCGTCACCCTGCCCCTCCCGGCCGCCGACGGACACGGCCCGGCGAGCGGCGGCGCCCCAGAGGGCAGGGCAGCGTGA
- a CDS encoding ABC transporter ATP-binding protein — protein sequence MTLTLTDVTLTYPDGDTRLTALDRVSLDVPAGTLTAVVGPSGSGKSSLLAVAATLVTPDHGRITVAGTRTAGLSRADKAALRRDRVGIVFQQPHLLPSLTAVEQLQVMAHLSQRSVGATRGRAMDLLDAVGLADRASHRPHQMSGGQRQRINIARALMNEPAVLLVDEPTSALDHERGAAVLDLLLGLTRQRSTATVMVTHDRAHLGRVDRTVSMEDGRLSVPAPA from the coding sequence ATGACCCTCACCCTCACCGATGTCACGCTCACCTACCCCGACGGCGACACCCGGCTCACCGCACTCGACCGGGTCTCCCTGGACGTGCCGGCGGGCACACTCACGGCGGTCGTCGGACCCTCCGGGTCGGGGAAGTCCAGCCTCCTCGCGGTGGCGGCCACGCTCGTCACCCCGGACCACGGGCGGATCACCGTCGCGGGTACGCGGACCGCGGGGCTCAGCCGCGCCGACAAGGCGGCCCTGCGCCGGGACCGCGTCGGCATCGTCTTCCAGCAGCCCCATCTGCTGCCGTCCCTCACCGCCGTGGAGCAGCTCCAGGTGATGGCGCATCTGTCGCAGCGCTCCGTGGGCGCGACCCGGGGCCGGGCCATGGATCTCCTGGACGCGGTGGGCCTGGCCGACAGGGCGAGCCACAGGCCGCACCAGATGTCGGGCGGTCAACGTCAGCGGATCAACATCGCCCGGGCCCTGATGAACGAACCGGCGGTGCTGCTCGTCGACGAGCCGACCAGCGCCCTCGACCACGAACGGGGCGCGGCCGTCCTCGACCTGCTGCTCGGCCTGACCCGGCAACGCTCCACGGCCACGGTGATGGTCACCCACGACCGGGCACACCTGGGCCGGGTGGACAGGACGGTGAGCATGGAGGACGGACGCCTGTCGGTGCCCGCCCCGGCCTGA
- a CDS encoding ABC transporter permease — MFVAWRDLRFARGRFALMGTVVVLITLLVGLLSGLTAGLGRENTSAVTGLDADRLAFAAPPDGRSVSFSDSAVEESAWRTWAERPGISSARPLGIRTLNASTGEGRRTAAVSAFGAEPDGGLAPSGVGAGRIVLSEKAAGELGARTGDTLGLGGHRMTVSAVGGDASYSHTPVVWTSLTDWQRITGTGGQATVIALTTGEGADLAAGDEQAGTSTLTLADSVTAIGSYQAENGSLQLMRGFLFAISALVIGAFFTVWTIQRSGDVAVLKALGASTPYLLKDALGQAVVMLAVGTGLGTGLAAAIGALVGGDGGFVPFVLDASTVLAPAGVMIVLGALGAALSVRRITAVDPLTALGSAR, encoded by the coding sequence ATGTTTGTCGCATGGAGAGATCTACGGTTCGCCCGCGGCCGCTTCGCCCTCATGGGCACGGTCGTCGTGCTGATCACGCTGCTCGTCGGACTGCTGTCGGGCCTCACCGCGGGCCTGGGCAGGGAGAACACCTCGGCCGTCACCGGGCTGGACGCCGACCGCCTCGCGTTCGCCGCACCGCCGGACGGCCGGTCGGTGTCCTTCTCCGACTCGGCCGTCGAGGAGAGCGCCTGGCGCACCTGGGCGGAGCGGCCGGGGATCTCCTCCGCGCGGCCGCTGGGCATCCGGACGCTGAACGCCTCCACGGGCGAGGGGAGGCGTACGGCCGCCGTGTCGGCGTTCGGCGCCGAACCGGACGGTGGGCTCGCGCCCTCCGGCGTGGGGGCGGGCCGGATCGTGCTGTCGGAGAAGGCCGCCGGTGAGCTCGGCGCACGGACCGGTGACACGCTCGGACTCGGCGGTCACCGGATGACCGTGTCGGCGGTCGGCGGTGACGCCTCGTACAGCCACACCCCGGTGGTGTGGACCTCGCTCACCGACTGGCAGCGCATCACGGGCACCGGTGGGCAGGCGACCGTGATCGCCCTGACGACGGGAGAGGGCGCCGACCTCGCCGCCGGGGACGAGCAGGCGGGCACCAGCACGCTGACCCTGGCGGACTCCGTCACGGCGATCGGCTCCTACCAGGCCGAGAACGGCTCGCTCCAGCTGATGCGCGGTTTCCTCTTCGCCATCTCCGCGCTCGTCATCGGCGCCTTCTTCACGGTCTGGACGATCCAGCGCAGCGGCGACGTGGCGGTGCTCAAGGCGCTGGGCGCCTCCACCCCGTATCTGCTGAAGGACGCGCTCGGGCAGGCCGTGGTGATGCTGGCCGTCGGCACCGGCCTCGGTACCGGGCTCGCGGCGGCGATCGGCGCGCTGGTCGGCGGGGACGGCGGCTTCGTGCCGTTCGTCCTCGACGCGTCGACCGTGCTCGCCCCGGCCGGCGTGATGATCGTCCTCGGCGCGCTCGGGGCCGCCCTGTCCGTCCGGCGGATCACCGCCGTCGACCCCCTCACCGCACTCGGGAGCGCCCGATGA
- a CDS encoding response regulator transcription factor, with translation MTDPIRLLLADDHPVVRAGLRAVLDTEPDFRVVAEAPTAERAVAIAATGVCDVVLMDLQFGPGMHGAEATAAITAAAGAPHVLVLTTYDSDADILAAVEAGAGGYLLKDSPPQELAAAVRTAAAGRSALAPAVAHRLMDRMRTPAQALTRRELEVLQLVGEGLSNQQISKKLFLSQATVKSHLVHIYAKLGVASRTSAVAAATARRLIRR, from the coding sequence GTGACGGACCCGATCCGGCTGCTCCTCGCCGACGACCACCCGGTGGTGCGGGCGGGCCTGCGCGCGGTCCTGGACACCGAGCCGGACTTCCGGGTCGTCGCCGAGGCCCCCACCGCGGAACGGGCCGTCGCCATCGCCGCGACCGGTGTGTGCGACGTGGTCCTGATGGACCTGCAGTTCGGCCCGGGCATGCACGGGGCGGAGGCCACGGCGGCGATCACCGCCGCCGCGGGCGCCCCCCACGTGCTGGTCCTCACCACGTACGACTCGGACGCCGACATCCTGGCCGCCGTCGAGGCGGGCGCCGGCGGCTATCTGCTGAAGGACTCCCCGCCCCAGGAGCTGGCAGCCGCCGTGCGCACGGCGGCCGCCGGCCGCTCGGCGCTGGCTCCGGCGGTGGCGCACCGGCTGATGGACCGCATGCGGACACCGGCCCAGGCCTTGACCAGGCGTGAGCTGGAGGTGCTCCAGCTGGTCGGTGAGGGCCTGTCGAATCAGCAGATCAGCAAGAAGCTCTTCCTGAGCCAGGCGACGGTGAAGTCCCATCTGGTGCACATCTACGCGAAGCTCGGCGTCGCCTCACGCACGTCGGCCGTGGCCGCGGCGACCGCCCGTCGCCTGATCCGGCGCTGA
- a CDS encoding gala protein, whose translation MSQPMPVRCPAIEHPDVPLVDVAALHPLVERLGSERVVGPDEVFPVGTLRADGRVDLCKQGLGAAGAAVLMPALARSPHAGHVLLGTNSLGDEGACSVAAALHGVRGHALRTVYLGCNRIGAEGAAALAAALGEDSTVRALWLKRNPLGDTGVRALVPMLARPTSLRTLDLVNTGITAAGLEALLDALASRAQPLERLFLGGNGLGPDAAPLLAALIREAGVRELYVSANHLGDAGAAVLAASADPERPVRLGLGGNGIGPAGARALADALGGIEALDLGRPLSERSLGAAGNAIGDAGAHALALALPGSPLRRLELAHTGLTGRGAKALLGAVGADCRLEYVGLGPGLPRKVKRSFATRLRPDHGAHPDLRAIRSVYR comes from the coding sequence TTGTCGCAGCCGATGCCCGTGCGCTGCCCCGCGATCGAGCACCCTGACGTTCCGCTCGTCGACGTGGCCGCGTTGCACCCGCTGGTGGAGCGGCTCGGGAGCGAGCGGGTGGTAGGGCCCGACGAGGTGTTCCCGGTCGGGACGCTGCGTGCCGACGGCAGGGTCGATCTCTGCAAGCAGGGCCTCGGTGCCGCCGGTGCGGCCGTGCTGATGCCCGCCCTCGCCCGGTCGCCGCACGCCGGCCACGTCCTGCTCGGCACCAACTCCCTCGGCGACGAGGGCGCGTGCTCGGTGGCGGCCGCTCTGCACGGCGTACGCGGACACGCTCTGCGGACGGTCTACCTCGGCTGCAACCGCATCGGGGCCGAAGGCGCCGCCGCGCTCGCGGCCGCGCTGGGCGAGGACTCCACGGTCAGGGCGCTGTGGCTGAAGCGGAACCCGCTGGGTGACACCGGCGTCCGGGCGCTCGTGCCGATGCTGGCCCGCCCCACCTCGCTGCGCACGCTCGACCTCGTCAACACCGGGATCACCGCCGCCGGTCTGGAGGCGCTGCTCGACGCGCTGGCCTCACGGGCACAGCCGCTGGAGAGGCTCTTCCTGGGCGGCAACGGGCTCGGCCCGGACGCCGCTCCGCTCCTCGCCGCGCTGATCCGGGAGGCGGGGGTGCGGGAGCTGTACGTCTCGGCCAACCACCTCGGCGACGCGGGGGCCGCCGTGCTCGCCGCCTCGGCCGATCCGGAGCGCCCGGTGCGGCTCGGGCTCGGCGGGAACGGGATCGGGCCGGCCGGGGCCCGCGCCCTGGCCGACGCGCTCGGCGGGATCGAGGCCCTCGACCTCGGGCGGCCCCTGTCGGAGCGCAGCCTCGGAGCCGCGGGGAACGCGATCGGCGACGCCGGCGCCCACGCGCTGGCCCTGGCGCTGCCCGGAAGCCCCCTGCGGCGCCTCGAACTGGCCCACACCGGGCTGACGGGGCGGGGAGCGAAGGCCCTGCTGGGCGCCGTCGGCGCGGACTGCCGGCTGGAGTACGTAGGACTCGGGCCCGGGCTCCCCCGCAAGGTGAAGCGGTCCTTCGCCACCCGGCTGCGCCCCGACCACGGCGCCCACCCGGACCTGCGCGCCATCCGGAGCGTCTACCGGTGA
- a CDS encoding IclR family transcriptional regulator, with translation MPPSHASTSDSKPAGPSGGVQSLERAFDLLERMADAGGEVGLSELSASSGLPLPTIHRLMRTLVVCGYVRQQPNRRYALGPRLIRLGESASRLLGTWARPYLQRLVEETGETANMALLDGDEIVYVAQVPSKHSMRMFTEVGRRVLPHSTGVGKALLAHTPADEVRALLARTGMPAATDKTITTPDGFLDALELVRRAGYAVDDNEQEIGVRCLAVQVPDSPTSAAISISGPAGRVTEAATERIVPILQQIAKELSEALASSGGSAG, from the coding sequence GTGCCGCCGTCCCACGCCAGCACATCCGACTCCAAGCCCGCCGGTCCCAGCGGCGGCGTGCAGTCCCTCGAACGTGCCTTCGATCTGCTGGAGCGCATGGCGGATGCCGGGGGTGAGGTCGGACTGAGCGAGCTCTCCGCGAGCAGCGGGCTGCCCCTGCCGACCATCCACCGGCTGATGCGCACCCTGGTCGTCTGCGGCTACGTACGCCAGCAGCCCAACCGGCGCTACGCGCTGGGCCCGCGCCTGATCCGCCTCGGCGAGTCCGCGTCCCGGCTGCTGGGCACCTGGGCGCGGCCGTATCTCCAGCGCCTGGTCGAGGAGACCGGCGAGACGGCGAACATGGCCCTGCTCGACGGGGACGAGATCGTCTACGTCGCCCAGGTCCCGTCGAAGCATTCGATGCGGATGTTCACGGAGGTGGGCCGCCGGGTCCTCCCGCACTCCACGGGTGTGGGCAAGGCTCTCCTCGCCCACACCCCGGCGGACGAGGTACGGGCCCTGCTGGCCCGTACGGGCATGCCCGCGGCCACCGACAAGACGATCACCACACCGGACGGCTTCCTCGACGCGCTCGAACTGGTGCGGCGGGCGGGCTACGCGGTGGACGACAACGAGCAGGAGATCGGGGTGCGCTGCCTCGCCGTCCAGGTGCCCGACTCCCCGACCTCGGCCGCCATCTCCATCTCCGGGCCCGCGGGCCGGGTGACCGAGGCGGCGACCGAGCGGATCGTGCCGATCCTGCAGCAGATCGCGAAGGAGCTCTCCGAGGCGCTGGCGAGCAGCGGGGGCTCGGCGGGCTGA
- the aceB gene encoding malate synthase A — MSAPAPSPLAIVDAEPLPRQDEVLTDAALAFVAELHRQFTPRRDELLARRGERRAEIARTSTLDFLPETEAIRVDDTWKVAPAPAALDDRRVEITGPTDRKMTINALNSGAKVWLADFEDASAPTWENVITGQLNLIDAYTRNIDFTDPKSGKSYALKPAEELATVVTRPRGWHLNERHLQLDGTPVPGALVDFGLYFFHNAQRLIDLGKGPYFYLPKTESHLEARLWNDIFVFAQDYVGIPQGTVRATVLIETITAAYEMEEILYELRDHASGLNAGRWDYLFSIVKNFRDGGSKFVLPDRNLVTMTAPFMRAYTELLVRTCHKRGAHAIGGMAAFIPSRRDAEVNKVAFEKVKADKDREAGDGFDGSWVAHPDLVPIAMASFDAVLGAKPNQKDRLREDVSVAAGDLIAIDTLDAKPTYDGLQNAVAVGIRYIEAWLRGMGAVAIFNLMEDAATAEISRSQIWQWINADVVFENGEHATAELARKVAADELAAIRTEIGDEAFEAGRWQQAHDLLLQVSLDQDYADFLTLPAYEQLG, encoded by the coding sequence ATGTCCGCACCAGCGCCGTCCCCGCTGGCCATCGTCGATGCCGAGCCCCTGCCGAGGCAGGACGAGGTCCTGACCGATGCGGCCCTCGCGTTCGTGGCCGAGCTGCACCGGCAGTTCACGCCCCGGCGCGACGAGCTGCTCGCCCGCCGCGGCGAGCGCCGGGCCGAGATCGCCCGCACCTCCACGCTGGACTTCCTCCCCGAGACGGAAGCGATCCGCGTGGACGACACCTGGAAGGTCGCCCCGGCCCCGGCCGCGCTCGACGACCGCCGGGTGGAGATCACCGGTCCGACCGACCGCAAGATGACCATCAACGCCCTGAACTCGGGCGCCAAGGTCTGGCTCGCCGACTTCGAGGACGCGTCCGCCCCCACGTGGGAGAACGTGATCACCGGCCAGCTCAACCTGATCGACGCGTACACCCGGAACATCGACTTCACGGACCCGAAGTCGGGCAAGTCGTACGCCCTCAAGCCCGCCGAGGAGCTCGCGACCGTCGTCACACGCCCGCGCGGCTGGCACCTGAACGAGCGCCACCTCCAGCTCGACGGCACCCCGGTGCCCGGCGCGCTGGTCGACTTCGGCCTCTACTTCTTCCACAACGCCCAGCGTCTGATCGACCTCGGCAAGGGCCCGTACTTCTACCTGCCGAAGACGGAGTCGCACCTGGAGGCCCGCCTCTGGAACGACATCTTCGTCTTCGCCCAGGACTACGTCGGCATCCCGCAGGGCACGGTCCGCGCGACCGTCCTGATCGAGACGATCACCGCCGCGTACGAGATGGAGGAGATCCTCTACGAGCTCCGCGACCACGCCTCCGGGCTGAACGCGGGCCGCTGGGACTACCTCTTCTCCATCGTCAAGAACTTCCGTGACGGCGGCTCGAAGTTCGTCCTGCCCGACCGCAACCTGGTCACCATGACCGCGCCGTTCATGCGGGCGTACACCGAACTGCTGGTCCGCACCTGCCACAAGCGCGGCGCGCACGCCATCGGCGGGATGGCGGCCTTCATCCCCTCGCGGCGTGACGCCGAGGTCAACAAGGTCGCCTTCGAGAAGGTCAAGGCCGACAAGGACCGCGAGGCCGGCGACGGTTTCGACGGCTCCTGGGTGGCCCACCCGGACCTCGTCCCGATCGCCATGGCCTCCTTCGACGCGGTCCTCGGCGCCAAGCCGAACCAGAAGGACCGTCTCCGCGAGGACGTCTCAGTGGCGGCGGGCGACCTGATCGCCATCGACACCCTGGACGCGAAGCCCACGTACGACGGCCTGCAGAACGCGGTCGCGGTCGGCATCCGCTACATCGAGGCGTGGCTGCGCGGCATGGGCGCCGTCGCCATCTTCAACCTGATGGAGGACGCCGCCACCGCCGAGATCTCGCGCTCGCAGATCTGGCAGTGGATCAACGCGGACGTCGTCTTCGAGAACGGCGAGCACGCCACGGCGGAGCTGGCCCGCAAGGTCGCGGCCGACGAACTGGCCGCGATCCGTACGGAGATCGGCGACGAGGCCTTCGAGGCCGGCAGGTGGCAGCAGGCCCACGACCTCCTGCTCCAGGTCTCGCTGGACCAGGACTACGCGGACTTCCTGACGCTGCCGGCGTACGAGCAGCTGGGCTGA
- a CDS encoding nucleotidyltransferase family protein, whose amino-acid sequence MAHTQRIPVVAGVLLAAGGGRRLGGRPKALLEHRGRPLVEHAARALRNGGCGPVHVVLGAAADEVRARADLSACAVTVNPLWEEGMGSSLRAGLGALMGSEADAALVLLVDQPGIGAEAVARVRAAYRSRATLAAAAYDGERGHPVLFGADRWADIAAGASGDQGARAYLRAHRDAITLVECSDVARDHDIDTTEDLRHLE is encoded by the coding sequence ATGGCTCATACACAACGGATCCCCGTGGTCGCCGGAGTACTGCTCGCGGCGGGCGGCGGCCGACGCCTCGGCGGCCGGCCGAAGGCACTGCTGGAGCACCGCGGCCGCCCCCTCGTCGAGCACGCCGCACGGGCGCTGCGCAACGGCGGGTGCGGTCCGGTCCACGTCGTGCTGGGTGCCGCCGCCGACGAGGTGCGGGCCCGGGCGGACCTCTCGGCCTGCGCGGTGACGGTGAACCCCCTGTGGGAGGAGGGCATGGGTTCCTCGCTCAGGGCCGGGCTCGGCGCCCTCATGGGTTCGGAGGCGGACGCGGCCCTCGTCCTCCTGGTCGACCAGCCGGGCATCGGGGCGGAGGCGGTGGCGCGGGTCCGCGCGGCGTACCGCTCCCGGGCGACCCTGGCGGCCGCCGCGTACGACGGGGAGCGCGGCCATCCGGTGCTGTTCGGGGCCGACCGGTGGGCGGACATCGCGGCGGGAGCGTCCGGCGACCAGGGGGCGCGGGCCTATCTGCGGGCGCACCGCGATGCGATCACGCTCGTCGAGTGTTCCGATGTTGCCCGGGACCACGACATCGACACGACGGAGGACCTGAGGCACCTGGAGTGA